Genomic window (Pseudomonas xantholysinigenes):
CACTGAGGATATGGCCATCGGCAGGTGGCGCGACGCTGGGGTTGTCGGTCTGGAACGGCGCGGGGAACGGGCCGGCCGCCAGGGCCGGAAAGTTCTTGCCACCTTCCATCTCGTCGACCTGCCAGCCGCTGAGTACACCGAGGTCGATGGCCACGGCACCGCGCGAGGCTGGGGTGGTGACGCGACCATGACGCAGTGGGTTATCGGTTTGTGGTTTGTTCATGAGTAGTGCTCCATTGAGTTTGAGAACTCTCCCTTTCCTAAGGAGAGGCCTTCAAACTAACCGAGCCGTTTTTTCTGTCCACGGGCCCTTTTTGCGGTCCTCGGCGGCCAGTTGGCGCAATCACCAGCAAATACTGGACATCCATACAGTATCGCTATCATTCACTGACCTCCCCTGGCGCGAAAGACCTACAGCGCGAAGGGTTGTTTGCCGCAAACGCTCAAGCCAGGCCGTAACGCCGCAGTGCCCGGCTCAGCACACGGGGCCCGACCACTCCCTCGCGGGCCAGGGCCTGCAGCGCAGTGAAGGTGATCCAGTGACGGCCCAGGTCCTGGCCGAGCGCCAGGGTATCGCTGCCCAGCGCGGTGAAGGGAGCATCGACATGCGCCGCCAGCTGGTTCACCACGAACGCGTCGTAACCGGTCACCGCCACCACCGGCACCCCCGAGCTGCCAAGACACTCGTCCAGGTGTGAACGCCGCGCGGCGTGCTGCCGATGGCTGCGATTCCACTGCAGCACGGCGGCGGCCTCGCGGGCCAGGCGGGTATAGCTGGGACAGCTCCAGACCTCGCAAGCCATGCCCCAGTCCTGCTCAAGCTGACGCGCCGCCGCCCGTACTTCCTGAAGCATGTGCCCTGCGCCCAACAGGCGAACCTGCGGCGCAACGCTGCCACAAAGCCGGTACATGCCACGGTAGGCCGCGCGAGGGTCGCATTCGCTGGCGTCATCCACTGCATCGTGCAGCGTCAGGTAGCAGAAGCCCTGGCGCCCTTCCAGGTAGAACTCGCGCAGTGCCCCTTCCATGATCGCCTGGGCCTCCGCGCCGTTGGCCGGGTCGAACGGCAGGCAGTGCCAGTTCGCCGCCAGCCACAACGGCAACCACGGGTGGGCGCCCTTCGCCCAGCGCGAAGGCAGCGACTCGATGTCGTTGAGGATGATGCCGCGATCGGCGGTCTGCGCGGTCAGCATCTCCAGGTGGGCCGAGGTGGCCGAACGGGTGAAGTAGAACAGTGGCCGTTCATCGTTGCGGGCGCTGTCGCTGAACCATAGCGGCCAGGCGCTGATGGCCAGACCCGGTTGCTCGGGGTCGGCGCGGTCGTCGATCAACCAGAACTGGCCGTTGGCCTGCGGATTGCGCCGCAGTGTCTCGACCAGGCTGAGCGCGGTACGCCGTGGCGAGCCAGGTTCCAGCGCCGTCTGCGCGAGCCCGCGCAGGCAGGCCGCCGCGGCGTGTCCGGTGTGTTGCGTGCGTTGCAGATGCAGGGTGTCCATGGGGCGTCCCTCCCGTTGCCGCCCTTGCGCGGGCGTGATGGCTGAGGCAATCTAATTGCAATTGCAACCAAAAAGGTAGCACCAATGAAGACCTCCACGCCACTGCAGCTGTACACCGCCAACACCCCGAATGGGCAAAAGATCTCTATTGCCCTGGAGGAACTGGGCCTGGCCTATGGGCAAACCGACATTGACCTGAGCAAGGGCGAGCAGAAGACGCCGCAATTCCTGCGCCTGAACCCGAATGGCAAGATTCCGGTGCTGGTCGATCAGGACCGCGACCTGGTGCTGTTCGAAAGCGCCGTGATTCTCAGCTACCTCGCCGAACGACAAGGCATGCTGGCAGGCGACACGGCGGATCAGCGACGCATCGTGCAGCAATGGCTGTGTTTCCAGATCGCCAGCGTCGGCCCCATGCTTGGCCAGCTCTGGTGGTTCCGCCACGGCTCGACCAGCCACAACCGTGAAGCGCTGGAACGCTATACCGGCGAGGCGTTGCGCTTGTATGGGGTGGTCGAACGACAGTTGGCCGAGCGGCCTTTCATCGCCGGCGACGCCTACAGCATCGCCGACATTGCCCTGTTCACCTGGCTGCGCACCCACGAGGAACTGGCCCTAGACCTGCAACCCTTCCCCGAGGTGCGCGACTGGCTGGAACAGATCGCCGGGCGTGTGGCGGTCAGGCGAGGCCTGGCGCGGGCCGCCGGGCTGCTGTGAGTCAGGCCTGGGGCTCGGCCGCCAGCACCGGGGCCGGGTCTGGCGCAACCTGGGTCGGGTGCGTGGTGGCGACGAAATCCTCCTTGCGCAGCACCACCAGCGCCACCAGCGAGGCGATCCCGGTGGCGACGTAGAAGTACCAGGGCGCGGAAATATCGCCGGTGACCTTGATCAGCCAGGTGGAAATCAACGGCGCGCTGCCGCCAAAGGCCGCCACCGGGATGTTGTAGGCCACGGCGATCCCCGTGGAGCGGATGCGCGTGGGCAGCAGCTCGCTCATCAATGCGTAGGTCGACGACGCATAGAGCCCGAACAGGATCGCCACCGCCATCAACGGCCAGAACAGCGTGGCCGGGGTGGCCGTGGGCGCGGCCTTGAAGAACCAGTACATGGCCAGGGTCGCCAGCACGCCAATCACCATCAGGAACGGCTTGCGCCCGTAACGGTCGGTGAAGGCGCCGCCGAACGGCATCACCAACGCCGCCGACAGGCTGGCGACGAACACATAGAGCAAGGTGGTGCCGCTGTCGAACTTCAGGGTGTTGGACATGTAGGTCGAGGCGAAGGTCAGCACCAGATAGAAAATCGAGCTGTGCAAGGTGATGATGAAGAACACCAGGGCAATCGCCCGCTTCCACTGCCACACTTCGCGCAGCGGCGCCTTGGAGGTCTTGCCGGCCTCGACCAGGGCCACGAACTCCGGGCTGTCCTCGAGCTTGAGGCGAATGTACAGCGAGATGAAGCCCAAAGGCCCGGCCACCAGGAACGGGATGCGCCAGCCCCAGTCCTGCATCAGGTCGGCGCCGAGCATCCAGGTCATGCCATTGGCCACCACGCCGCCGAGTACCAGGCCCAGCACTGCGGTGACCATCAGCCAGCAGGTGGCGAAACCGCGCCGCCCGGGGCCGGCATACTCGGAAATGAAGCTGGTGATGGTGCCGATCTCGCCCCCGGCGGAGAAGCCTTGCACGCAGCGGATCAGCACCAGGATGATCGGCGCGGCGATGCCGATGCTGGCGTAGGTGGGCAGCAGCCCGAGCAGGAAGGTCGAGCCGGCCATCATCACCAGCACCGTGACCAGGGTCTTGCGCCGGCCGATCTTGTCGGCCAGCGGCCCGAAGAACAAACCACCCAGGGGGCGGATGAAGAAGCTCAAGGCGAACGCCGCGAAACTGGCCAGCAAGCTGGTGGTCGGGTCGTCGGAAACGAAGAAGGCCTTGCCGATGTACAAGGCCAGGAAGCCGTAGACGCCGTAGTCGTACCACTCGATCAAGTGGCCCGAGGTGGCGCCGAGGAACGCCCGGCGCCGCTGGCGCAGGGTATTGGAAGATGACATGCCCATCTAGGGAACTCCTGTCGTGAAACTGTCCATGAAATGCAGCGCGTCAGCGATCGCCCAACGGCGTGTCCGGCGCCTGCAACCACTGGCGCAGGCGGGTTTTCAAGACCTTGCCGTAGCTGTTCTTGGGCAACTCGTCGCAGAACAGGTACTTCTTCGGCTTCTTGAACGAGGCCATGCGCGCCAGGAACCAATGGTTCAGCACCTGGGCATCGAGGCTACCGGGCGCACGTGACACCACGAAGGCCACCACCGACTCGCCCCATTCGGCGTCGGCTTCGCCCACCACGCAGGCCTCGAACACCTCGGGGTGCTGCATCAACACCTCCTCGACCTCGCGCGGATAGATGTTGCTGCCGCCAGAGATGATCACATCCTTGCTGCGGTCGGTGAGTGTGAGGTAGCCCAGGGCATCCAGGCAACCGATATCGCCGGTGCGCAACCAGCCATCCACCAGGGTGGCCGCGGTGGCCTGCGGGTTGGCCCAATAGCCCTGCATCACCGCTGCACCGCGCACGGCGATCTCACCCGCGACGCCGGGCGCCTGGGGTTGACCGTCGGCATCCAGCACGCGCACCTCGACGCACGACTGGGCCCGACCCACCGAGGCGGCGCGGCTCGCCCAGTCGGGCTGGGCACGGTCGGCAATGACCGCGCGGGGCAAGGCGGTGATGGTCATCGGGCACTCGCCCTGGCCGTAGATCTGCACCAGGCGTGGGCCGAAGGTGTCGAGGGCTTCGCTCAGGTCGGCGAGGTACATAGGCCCACCGCCGTAGACAATGGTCTTGATGCCATCGCCGGCGTAGCCCTGGCGACGGGCCTGCTCGACCATGCGCTTGACCATGGTCGGTGCCGCGAACAGGCTGACCTGGCCCAGCTGCCGCGCCAGGCCGAACAACTCCTCGGCCTGAAATCCGTGTGACACGGGCACCACATGGCGGGCGCCGCAGCGCACATGAATGAAGTTGTACAGGCCAGCGCCATGGGACATCGGCGCGGCGTAGACCACCGCGTCATCGGCCGACACCGGGTCGACATCCAGCGGATAGCACAGCGACATGGCCATCAGGTTGCCATGAGAGAGCATCACGCCCTTGGAGCGCCCGGTGGTGCCAGAGGTGTAGAACAGCCAGGCCAGGTCGCTGTCCTGGCGTGGGAACGGGGCCTGCAGCTCATCGCCGGATACCGGGGCGTCCTGCGTGGGCGCCACCAGTTCGCGGCACTCGCCTGGCAGTTCGGTGAAAACATCGCCGGTATCGGTGTAGACCAGCCGCGCCCCGGCGTTCTCGGCAATCCAGGCGGCCTCCAGGGCGTGCAGCTTGCTGTTGATCGGCACGGCCACTGCCCCGCTCCACCAAATGGCGTAGAGCAGTTCGAGGTAAGCGCAGCTGTTTTTCATCAGCAACGCGACCCGGTCGCCCGGGCCTATGCCGTGGGTATCGCGCAGCGCCTGGGCCCGCGCCCTGACCCGTGAAGCGAAGGCCTGGTAGTCGGCGACCTGGCGGGTCCCCTCGAACAGCGCCGGGCGCTGGGGCCAGCGTTGCGCGGCATCAAGCAGCCAGTGGGCAATGTTCATGGGCTAGACCCGCACCGCCTGCAACACGCTGGCATAGTTGGCCACGGCCATCCCGCCCATGTTGAACAGCAAGCCGAACTCCGCGCCTGGTACCCCCAGACCGATGGGGTTGCCAGTCAGCTGGGCAAAGCCCAGGGCATGCATCGACACCCCCGTGGCCCCGACCGGATGGCCCTTGGCCTTGAGCCCACCGGACAGGTTCACCGGCAAGCGCCCGCCCTGGCGCACGGTGCCATCGTCCAGCGCCCGATGCCCTTCGCCGCGCGGCGCCAGGCCCATGGCCTCGTAGATCAGCAGCTCGGCGATGGTGAAGCAGTCGTGCACCTCGGCGAAGCTCAGGTCGTTCAGGGTCACGCCCGCCTCGCGCAGGGCCCCATGGATCGCCCGCTGCGGCCCCTCGAAGGCCAGCACGTCGCGTCGCGCCAGCGGCAGGAAATCATTCACCTGGGTCATCGCGCGGATCGCCACCTGCCGACGCAGGGTGCGAGCACGCTTGGGCGAAGCGAGAATGATCGCCGCCGCGCCGTCGCTGATCAGCGAGCAATCGGTCAGGCGCAACGGCGCCGCGATCAGCGGGTTGCTCGGCGACACGTTGTTGCAGTGTTCGAAATCCATCACCCGGTGCATCTGCGCCAATGGGTTGGCCATGGCATTGGCGTGGTTCTTCACCGCAATCGCCGCCATCGACGCCAGCGGGCTGTGATAGCGCTCGGTATATTGCTGCGCCACCTGGCCGAACAACTGGGGAAAGCTCAGCCCGGTTTCATCCAGGCCGTGCTGGTAGCCAGCCCCGGCCAGGGCCTGGGTGACTTCAGCGGTGCTGTTGCTGGTCATTTTCTCCGCGCCGACCACCAGCACCAGTTCGGCGGCGCCGCTGCGGATGGCATTGATGCCCGCCTGGATTGCCGCCGCACCAGAGGCGCAGGCGTTTTCACAGC
Coding sequences:
- a CDS encoding acetyl-CoA acetyltransferase, translating into MFHDSVSIVAAAHSPFGRLDGQNLEDLVVQVTRDALKDAGIDAAEIDALYLGHFNSGLVPDGFPASLMLQADPQLRFKPASRCENACASGAAAIQAGINAIRSGAAELVLVVGAEKMTSNSTAEVTQALAGAGYQHGLDETGLSFPQLFGQVAQQYTERYHSPLASMAAIAVKNHANAMANPLAQMHRVMDFEHCNNVSPSNPLIAAPLRLTDCSLISDGAAAIILASPKRARTLRRQVAIRAMTQVNDFLPLARRDVLAFEGPQRAIHGALREAGVTLNDLSFAEVHDCFTIAELLIYEAMGLAPRGEGHRALDDGTVRQGGRLPVNLSGGLKAKGHPVGATGVSMHALGFAQLTGNPIGLGVPGAEFGLLFNMGGMAVANYASVLQAVRV
- a CDS encoding transketolase-like TK C-terminal-containing protein, which codes for MDTLHLQRTQHTGHAAAACLRGLAQTALEPGSPRRTALSLVETLRRNPQANGQFWLIDDRADPEQPGLAISAWPLWFSDSARNDERPLFYFTRSATSAHLEMLTAQTADRGIILNDIESLPSRWAKGAHPWLPLWLAANWHCLPFDPANGAEAQAIMEGALREFYLEGRQGFCYLTLHDAVDDASECDPRAAYRGMYRLCGSVAPQVRLLGAGHMLQEVRAAARQLEQDWGMACEVWSCPSYTRLAREAAAVLQWNRSHRQHAARRSHLDECLGSSGVPVVAVTGYDAFVVNQLAAHVDAPFTALGSDTLALGQDLGRHWITFTALQALAREGVVGPRVLSRALRRYGLA
- a CDS encoding class I adenylate-forming enzyme family protein codes for the protein MNIAHWLLDAAQRWPQRPALFEGTRQVADYQAFASRVRARAQALRDTHGIGPGDRVALLMKNSCAYLELLYAIWWSGAVAVPINSKLHALEAAWIAENAGARLVYTDTGDVFTELPGECRELVAPTQDAPVSGDELQAPFPRQDSDLAWLFYTSGTTGRSKGVMLSHGNLMAMSLCYPLDVDPVSADDAVVYAAPMSHGAGLYNFIHVRCGARHVVPVSHGFQAEELFGLARQLGQVSLFAAPTMVKRMVEQARRQGYAGDGIKTIVYGGGPMYLADLSEALDTFGPRLVQIYGQGECPMTITALPRAVIADRAQPDWASRAASVGRAQSCVEVRVLDADGQPQAPGVAGEIAVRGAAVMQGYWANPQATAATLVDGWLRTGDIGCLDALGYLTLTDRSKDVIISGGSNIYPREVEEVLMQHPEVFEACVVGEADAEWGESVVAFVVSRAPGSLDAQVLNHWFLARMASFKKPKKYLFCDELPKNSYGKVLKTRLRQWLQAPDTPLGDR
- a CDS encoding glutathione S-transferase family protein, whose protein sequence is MKTSTPLQLYTANTPNGQKISIALEELGLAYGQTDIDLSKGEQKTPQFLRLNPNGKIPVLVDQDRDLVLFESAVILSYLAERQGMLAGDTADQRRIVQQWLCFQIASVGPMLGQLWWFRHGSTSHNREALERYTGEALRLYGVVERQLAERPFIAGDAYSIADIALFTWLRTHEELALDLQPFPEVRDWLEQIAGRVAVRRGLARAAGLL
- a CDS encoding MFS transporter; this encodes MGMSSSNTLRQRRRAFLGATSGHLIEWYDYGVYGFLALYIGKAFFVSDDPTTSLLASFAAFALSFFIRPLGGLFFGPLADKIGRRKTLVTVLVMMAGSTFLLGLLPTYASIGIAAPIILVLIRCVQGFSAGGEIGTITSFISEYAGPGRRGFATCWLMVTAVLGLVLGGVVANGMTWMLGADLMQDWGWRIPFLVAGPLGFISLYIRLKLEDSPEFVALVEAGKTSKAPLREVWQWKRAIALVFFIITLHSSIFYLVLTFASTYMSNTLKFDSGTTLLYVFVASLSAALVMPFGGAFTDRYGRKPFLMVIGVLATLAMYWFFKAAPTATPATLFWPLMAVAILFGLYASSTYALMSELLPTRIRSTGIAVAYNIPVAAFGGSAPLISTWLIKVTGDISAPWYFYVATGIASLVALVVLRKEDFVATTHPTQVAPDPAPVLAAEPQA